From a region of the Castanea sativa cultivar Marrone di Chiusa Pesio chromosome 10, ASM4071231v1 genome:
- the LOC142614083 gene encoding single-strand DNA endonuclease 1-like → MGVKNLWDILESCKKTLPLHHLQSKRVCIYLSCWMVQLQNVNKSHSCMKEKVYLRDGSIPASKLSTYRRRLNSGSEDGCFTLDSDVFLFGARTVYRDVCLGYGGYVTSYEMTDIEGWLGFGRNSLGLAQYPF, encoded by the exons ATGGGTGTGAAGAACTTGTGGGATATCTTGGAATCATGCAAGAAAACTCTGCCACTTCACCATCTGCA gAGCAAGAGGGTGTGCATATATCTCTCTTGCTGGATGGTTCAGCTTCAAAACGTTAATAAATCACACTCTTGTATGAAAGAGAAGGTTTATCTCAGAG ATGGATCAATTCCTGCTAGTAAGTTATCAACTTATAGACGCCGCTTAAATTCAGGAAGTGAG GATGGATGTTTCACTTTGGACTCAgatgtctttctttttggtgCAAGGACGGTGTACAGAGATGTATGCCTTG GATATGGTGGCTATGTCACTTCCTATGAAATGACAGACATAGAGGGATGGCTTGGATTTGGAAGGAACTCATTG GGTCTTGCTCAATATCCTTTTTAA
- the LOC142613053 gene encoding receptor-like protein EIX1 produces MEASFRPVSFIFLAFLFLPNFLFFFFCTGLSELRCIDTERQALLSFKQHLIDPSNRLSSWTAHGDCCLWEGVVCHNLTAHVHQLNLTSYYVPSVLGGKLNPSLLDLKHLNYFDLSFNNFTSTAIPSFLGLMKSLTHLNLSNAGFVGLIPHQLGNLSSLRFLNLESSRTHGLYVNNLEWLSGLPLLQHLNMSSVNLSKAFDWVQVTNTLYSLLDLRLSFCQLRPFIPPTPTANSSSLLTLDLSLNLFENTLIISWIFGLRNLVSLDLSYNYFQGPIPVDLQNMTSLSHLDLSFNNFNSSIPNWLYSLSRLEFLNLGYNNLQGTISSAIGNLTSAVSITIDLPSNRLNQEVSKILEILSRLSRLESLELNHARLSGHLTNVLGKFKKLVHLSLWNNSISGPLPVSLSNPSSLTYLCFSYNQFNGTIPQSFGQLSKLETLYIDSNRLKGVVSEFHFSNLTSLRVLYASGNQLTLKVSQNWVPPFQLEFLSLRSWNLGPKFPPWLCSQRHLWLLDISNTRIADVVPPSFGNLSSQFYYLNLSHNLFHGEIPKSPVIFSASVINLSSNHFKGPLPYISSHVDVLDLSNNSFSGSISHFFCFKVNEPKMIAYLNLENNLLSGIIPDCLMNWNNLEVLNLRNNNFSGSIPASMGSLTYLKSLHLYNNTFSRKLPSSLKNCEVLVIIDVAENRFAGNIPSWIGHRCTSLMILSLRSNYFHGHIPKELCTLTSLQILDLSHNKLFGSIPRCVKIFSAMATNNISNDHLNSYNQSYYFGGALPLESALLVIKGNILEYSTILQLVKSIDFSKNNLSGEIPKEVTSLQGLQSLNLSYNFLIGSIPENIGTMGSLESIDFSLNQLSGQIPSSLSSLTFLNHLNLSNNNLTGKIPLSTQLQSLNPSSYVGNKLCGPPLTVNCTTNGVKPNNENISSKETGGLEVDWFYVSLALGFVVEFWSVCGPLLLNKQWRIMYFQFLDHMWYKLKGVVSF; encoded by the coding sequence ATGGAGGCTTCCTTCAGACCCGTTTCATTCATTTTCCTtgcctttctctttcttcctaacttcctcttcttcttcttttgcacCGGACTTTCTGAGCTTCGTTGCATCGATACCGAGCGACAGGCTCTTCTTAGCTTCAAGCAACATCTTATTGATCCTTCAAACCGGCTCTCCTCTTGGACTGCCCATGGGGATTGTTGTCTATGGGAGGGTGTCGTCTGCCACAACCTCACTGCTCACGTCCACCAACTCAATCTTACAAGCTATTATGTGCCGTCAGTGCTTGGTGGTAAGCTAAATCCTTCTCTGCTTGATTTGAAGCATTTGAATTACTTTGACCTCAGCTTCAATAATTTCACTTCTACTGCTATTCCCTCCTTTCTCGGTTTAATGAAGAGTTTGACCCATCTTAATCTCTCTAATGCGGGATTTGTGGGACTCATACCTCATCAACTAGGAAATCTCTCCAGTTTGCGCTTTCTCAATCTCGAAAGTTCCAGAACTCATGGTTTATATGTGAATAACCTTGAATGGCTTTCTGGTCTTCCTTTGCTACAACATCTCAATATGAGTTCTGTTAATCTTAGCAAAGCCTTTGATTGGGTTCAAGTCACAAACACACTCTATTCCTTGTTGGACTTGCGGTTGTCTTTTTGCCAACTTAGGCCTTTCATTCCACCGACTCCCACTGCTAACTCTTCATCTCTCCTCACCCTCGATCTTTCATTGAACTTATTTGAAAACACTTTGATCATATCATGGATCTTTGGTCTTCGTAATCTTGTTTCTCTAGATCTATCTTACAATTACTTTCAAGGTCCAATCCCTGTTGATCTCCAAAACATGACTTCTCTTAGTCACCTCGATCTATCTTTCAACAATTTCAACTCTTCAATTCCCAATTGGTTGTATAGTCTTAGTCGTCTTGAGTTTCTCAACCTGGGCTACAATAATTTGCAGGGTACAATCTCCAGTGCCATTGGAAACCTAACATCTGCTGTTAGTATTACAATTGACTTGCCATCCAACAGATTGAATCAAGAGGTATCTAAGATCTTAGAAATTTTATCAAGGTTGTCTAGACTAGAGAGCTTAGAATTAAATCATGCTCGACTTTCTGGTCATTTAACTAATGTACttgggaaatttaaaaaactagTACATCTTTCTCTTTGGAATAATTCAATTTCGGGTCCACTTCCAGTGTCTCTGTCAAATCCTTCATCTTTGACATACCTATGTTTTTCATACAATCAATTCAACGGAACAATCCCTCAAAGTTTTGGACAGCTTTCCAAACTTGAGACTTTATATATTGATTCTAATAGGTTGAAAGGTGTTGTGTCtgaatttcatttttccaaTTTAACCAGTTTGAGGGTACTATATGCATCTGGAAATCAACTGACTTTAAAAGTAAGTCAAAATTGGGTTCCTCCTTTTCAGCTTGAGTTTTTATCCTTGCGATCATGGAATTTAGGGCCAAAATTTCCCCCATGGCTTTGTTCACAAAGGCATCTGTGGTTGTTAGATATTTCTAATACAAGGATTGCAGATGTGGTTCCTCCTTCATTTGGGAACTTGTCTTCACAGTTCTACTATCTAAATCTCTCCCACAATCTATTCCATGGAGAAATTCCAAAAAGTCCTGTGATTTTTTCTGCTTCAGTGATTAATTTAAGTTCAAACCATTTCAAAGGTCCATTACCTTATATATCCTCTCACGTGGATGTGTTAGATCTTTCTAACAATTCATTCTCTGGATctatttctcactttttttgtttcaagGTGAATGAGCCCAAAATGATAGCATATCTCAATCTTGAAAACAATCTTTTATCAGGAATAATACCTGATTGTTTGATGAATTGGAACAACTTGGAGGTCTTGAATTTGAGGAACAACAATTTCAGTGGCAGTATTCCAGCATCCATGGGGTCTTTGACTTATCTTAAATCTTTGCACCTATACAACAACACATTCTCTAGAAAATTACCAtcatctttgaaaaattgtgaagtGTTGGTAATTATTGATGTTGCTGAAAATAGGTTTGCTGGAAACATACCTTCATGGATTGGGCATAGATGTACGAGCTTGATGATTCTTAGCCTTCGCTCAAACTATTTCCATGGTCACATACCAAAAGAATTATGTACTCTAACTTCACTCCAGATACTGGACCTTTCACATAATAAGCTATTTGGAAGCATACCTAGatgtgttaaaatttttagtgcCATGGCcacaaataatatttcaaatgaccACTTGAATTCTTATAATCAATCTTATTATTTTGGTGGAGCTCTTCCTCTTGAAAGTGCCTTGCTTGTTATAAAGGGGAACATTCTAGAGTATAGCACCATTCTTCAATTGGTAAAAAGCATAGACTTCTCCAAGAACAATTTATCAGGAGAGATCCCCAAAGAAGTTACTAGTCTTCAAGGATTACAATCGTTGAATTTGTCATATAATTTCTTAATTGGAAGTATTCCTGAGAATATAGGTACTATGGGATCTTTGGAATCTATAGACTTCTCTTTGAACCAACTTTCAGGTCAAATTCCCTCAAGCCTGTCaagtttgacatttttaaatcatttgaaCTTGTCAAACAACAATTTGACCGGGAAAATCCCTTTGAGCACTCAGCTACAAAGCCTCAATCCATCTAGTTATGTTGGAAACAAACTTTGTGGACCACCCCTTACAGTTAATTGTACTACAAATGGTGTAAAACCCAACAATGAAAACATAAGCAGTAAAGAAACTGGTGGACTTGAAGTTGATTGGTTCTATGTCAGCCTGGCACTCGGCTTTGTGGTTGAATTTTGGAGTGTATGTGGTCCTTTATTATTGAACAAGCAGTGGAGAATTATGTACTTTCAATTCTTAGATCATATGTGGTACAAGCTTAAGGGTGttgtttcattttaa
- the LOC142614148 gene encoding uncharacterized protein LOC142614148: MAASKAKEKSFVPVSDKLSIPENLDCIIDVKLQRPLKRLLFGRRKFEPTSSRASKKPRTTMGDDGKDGPLIDEDYNNFLFALRKYSEEQSQSFEGKEYDDGDNDFDPQYKMFTYNLREDGKSFEEKQDDDVDNDLDPQYKMFLDNLRVDGNSYILEISGEGVIPVYKKYEGEDNALSNGNGINWATLKENNKSNLTTLRGAVDRRNLAIPREEDMIFSTIPSKEDRRNSVTSRKEDWRNSVKRGEPKSPEVPHTKPKILKAIKMENLEPANQFSNGMGEGSSLNSESYQLFLNRQKLDDIAADILAKRGKRLKAQNVGGETSLHATKFEANSAVKLEDDAYETLADTDKLAVTNKLLMNSADVHHQWHAKRTIGRGNSQFKEKLMEILRMPYNQKEYEVLFHEFSYRKPMQRHRDLRGRIKVYDVGRLGKSYRDHYSDLAEMINLVHHDLPKVLNLLRGFFYWLTVRTFSFCKFLIFVEFF; encoded by the exons ATGGCAGCCTCTAAGGCTAAGGAGAAATCCTTTGTTCCAGTTTCAGACAAGCTGTCTATTCCCGAAAATTTAGACTGCATTATTGATGTGAAGTTGCAGAGGCCATTGAAGAGATTGCTCTTTGGTCGTCGCAAGTTTGAGCCCACTTCTTCTCGTGCTTCAAAGAAACCTAGAACAACCATGGGGGATGATGGTAAAGATGGTCCACTAATAGACGAGGATTACAACAATTTCTTGTTTGCCTTGAGAAAGTACAGTGAAGAACAATCCCAGTCTTTTGAAGGAAAAGAATATGATGATGGTGATAATGATTTTGATCCACAATACAAGATGTTCACTTATAATTTGAGGGAAGATGGGAAGtcttttgaagaaaaacaagatgatGATGTCGATAATGATTTAGATCCACAATACAAGATGTTTTTGGATAATTTGAGGGTAGATGGGAATTCTTATATACTGGAAATCTCTGGAGAGGGTGTGATCCCTGTTTATAAAAAGTACGAAGGGGAGGACAACGCGCTGTCTAATGGAAATGGGATCAATTGGGCCactctaaaagaaaataataagagTAATTTGACAACTCTAAGAGGAGCAGTAGATAGGAGGAACTTGGCAATTCCAAGAGAAGAAGATATGATATTCTCAACGATTCCAAGTAAAGAAGATAGGAGGAATTCAGTGACTTCAAGAAAAGAAGATTGGAGGAATTCTGTGAAGAGAGGAGAACCGAAAAGTCCAGAAGTTCCACATACTAAACCAAAGATTTTGAAGGCGATAAAGATGGAGAATTTAGAACCTGCAAATCAGTTTTCTAATGGGATGGGTGAGGGTTCCAGTTTAAATTCTGAAAGTTATCAGTTGTTCTTGAATCGTCAGAAATTAGATGACATTGCTGCGGATATTTTGGCCAAAAGGGGGAAACGATTGAAAGCTCAAAACGTTGGCGGTGAAACTTCACTTCATGCCACAAAGTTTGAAGCAAACTCAGCT GTGAAACTAGAGGATGATGCTTACGAAACTTTAGCTGATACGGATAAGCTTGCTGTTACAAATAAGTTGCTAATGAACTCAGCT GATGTACACCACCAGTGGCATGCTAAGAGAACTATTGGAAGAGGTAATTCTCAGTTTAAGGAGAAACTGATGGAAATTCTTAGAATGCCTTACAACCAGAAGGAGTATGAGGTACTCTTCCATGAATTTTCTTATCGCAAACCAATGCAACGCCATAGAGACTTGCGTGGCAGGATAAAAGTATATGATGTAGGTCGTCTCGGAAAATCATATCGAGATCACTATTCTG ATCTTGCTGAAATGATAAATTTAGTACATCATGATCTTCCTAAAGTTTTGAATCTTCTACGTGGATTTTTCTATTGGTTAACGGTGAGAACGTTTAGTTTTTGCAAATTTCTCATATTTGTTGAATTCTTCTAG
- the LOC142612907 gene encoding single-strand DNA endonuclease 1-like: MGVKNLWDILESCNKTLPLHRLQNKRVCINLSCWMVQIQNVSKSHSCIKEKVYLKGLFHRLRAFIAVNCTIVFVTDGSIPAIKLSTYTRCLNSGSEVTQDDRNLQNVNSLQRNMGSEFSCMIKEAKVLGMALGIACLDGIEEAEA; the protein is encoded by the exons ATGGGTGTAAAGAACTTGTGGGATATCTTGGAATCATGCAATAAAACTCTACCACTTCACCGTCTCCA GAACAAGAGGGTCTGCATAAATCTCTCTTGCTGGATGGTTCAAATTCAAAACGTTAGCAAATCACACTCTTGTATAAAAGAGAAGGTTTATCTCAAAGGTCTCTTTCACCGCCTCAGAGCTTTCATTGCTGTTAATTGCACCATTGTTTTTGTTACAG ATGGATCCATTCCTGCTATTAAGCTATCAACTTATACACGCTGCTTAAATTCAGGAAGTGAG GTTACTCAAGATGATAGAAACTTGCAAAATGTTAACTCTCTACAAAGAAATATGGGATCCGAGTTTTCATGCATGATTAAAGAGGCTAAAGTTTTGGGCATGGCACTTGGCATTGCTTGCTTAGATGG gatcGAGGAAGCTGAAGCATAG